gcATATGAAGCACACCTTGATAATTAACTCGGTGAAGCTTGGTGAGGTATTCCCTTAAGGCGTTTGTCAATAGgacttataaacataatataaacttgttttttttttttactttttttctcaCCTGTGTAAATACTAAACTACAGGTATATAcctaataagttttatatatttttccctTCTATGCACAATTATTTTAGACTAATCTGCAGTTACTTTTACTATACACGCGAAAAGGAACGCGTATTACACCTTTACAACGACATACTTAAGAAACGTCTGAGAATGCAGAAAACTCTCCGCAAGAAAGCTGTACAGGCTGTTCGCGCCCATTATCTGTCTGGCGAGAATTTACTTAGTATGAGAATGAGATATCCTCAATTGTTGGGCTGGCTTGGAAAGTTGTCAGTGGCCAGGATGAAGTGTTTGATTTGCGAGGAGACAGAACCCAAATACGCCAGTCATAAACGAAGTTAGTTATCTTGCCTTTATAAGATATCAGTGCTCAAACTACGCATATTGTTTTACTATCATTTTCGTAGTGTAGTTACGTTGCTTACGGTTACCTATGTACGTAGTAGTTTAAAACCAGTCTGTTACTTGTAGTTTTAGTTCATTTATTCATTGGACTATTCCTAATGATGATCGAATTCAAATAACATCCgatgcaaaaaataataattaagtagtCGATGAATTCTAATCATAATTAGACAAAAAGAACTGGTCTAATTTTCAGGCATCTATTGTATTTATAGATAAGAGATATAGATAacctatgtatatttaaacgcgtagtaacaagaaaaaaaattaggaataaattaacaagacaaaaattcttaatatatgtaactcatctgaaaataatttatttattccatcaATAGCTTCAATTGAAGTATGGCACTCGTGTGTAAGCACTAGATGTCCGTTCGTGTATTGTAATGAGTGCTGGATGGAAGTGGGTTCACAATGTCTCGCCTGCGACCCCGCCTTAGCTGAGCTGAGCGATGTGGATTCCCTTAGCGATAACAACCCGCCACGATATTAATTACTAACAAAAGAACATCACAATTTGTTgaatatgtattcaaaataaatgttgtcaaaattaaattttattttattaacaatatagattagaataaacaaatataaatataactatgttttattttttaaaataatccgtATTCGAGTTGTTCACCAACCGTCAAGTTGCTCACGAATTGAATGTTGTCGGCAACTTCGTTACACAGACGAGCTAATCCTGTCAAATCGCCGTTTTGTTGTGGACTAAAGTTGTACACCAACTACGAAGGAAccaatttgttatttaacatCTCAACCAGTTGAATCTATAATtggccaaaaataaaattacaaatgacTCTacgcttttatttaataatacaattaccgACAAAAAATCGTCATAAGTAATCCAACCATCATTGTCCGAGTCGGCCTCTTTAAACTTTTCTTTTCGAGTTTCCATTGACGTTTCATCCCCTAAGCTTTCTAATACTGCAGAACTGGACAAAATATAGGAcaacaattaatttcatatagGGGCGCCATCATCTCGTAGGTAATGAAGTCACCGTAAtggaataaaactaatattagaaatacgaAAGTAATTCTATCTGTTTGTTACCTGTTACTAGCCTGGGAACTGGATGAAGGCGTCGACGTTATTATTACCAAATATATCTATAGTCGAATAAGGAATTTACAGGAAAAATATGTTATCGACATATATAAGAGTgttgcaattaaattttgatgagTGTCATCACATCACAAAAATCTAactgaaaatgtttattatccACTTATGTTAAATAAAGAACCCTTAAAtgactaaatttattaaattaaaggacCCTTTATAATGCATATAATTATGTCAGTGTTCGAATCCACAATTTAGGCTATCACAAAAATACTCTAAATTAATCAGAAGTGtagaataaaatgttaaattacacATCTTTGCAAAGGCTAATTTGGACAGATAAAATTTGAACTCGCGAAATAGAAATTTTGTAAGAAAGAGTCTATAgcatttttagtaattataatatgccCATGATAGGTAATAAAGTCCATCCGCTGAACTAACAAATCGTCAAATCCGAGCATTCCATTTGATTGATTGTCAAACAGAAGAAATAGGCTGTGAAGATTCGCGATGGTGACCTCATTCCAGCCTGGGAACCGCCGAACTACCTTCTGCATACTCCAACGCCGGTCCTGTTCTTTCATTTCCTTAacatagacattttattaatatatacttaactaGCAAAATCTGGTCAACGTTGTCCtgtttgtgtataaaaaatcaatagtcATTGCGATCGGCAGTAGTCTAAGGTAaggtattgattaaaatataatatgagcaatatagctttttaattaaatatgaatttgctTTATCACGGTTTGTtttgtgagtgagccaatatgCGCAAAGTTAGAATTTTATAACCCGTGGTTTTTACTTGCCCTTTAACATCTTAAtatgtgattttataatatagtattcgACATACTTGATTAAACTGTCGCTGCTCAGCCAATCTCTTGTAAAACTGATCCACTAACCTATCGTAGTCCGTCATAACAACTTTATGCACATCTGATACTTTCCTCTGTGGTTCTCCTGTGTTTTTAACACTTTTGATCATCAGTGACAATAATTTGAACATTAAtgaattatcttttaatttaaaattacaaagctTTGCCTTAGTTGATTTCATTCGGTtatgtttttagtaatatttacctGTCGCCGTAAAATCTTCTTGCCTATAAAAGCAAATCGGCTTTCTCTTTACAGGATATTCAAAAAATCTACCCAAACTTGATACAACAGCACTTACATGTTGACCCATATTTGCtacgttaataaaattagtttttgatATTCAAGCTCTCAATTACCAACGTCACAACCATGTCATATTTCGTTATTGCAAATTGTTAACTATTTACATAAcgacattttattcaaaatatgtttttttttaatagacaatattacatagaaaataagtttcaatgcgaaaacattttaagaatttatttttatttaggaaACTTGCAAACATATTCAATACAGCATTATAGTACAGTATTATACTGTTGTACTTACATTTTTAACGCTACAGCAATATCTGTAGTCCTTAATTTTactcgtaaatatttattcaaaaatcaagaaaatatatggcttataaattattattatgattatgaggATGAAGGAAAGATTTTGCAAATAAAACACCATTTTCTATCAATCACGTGattaatttttcatacaaaattccattaaaaatttcaaaaaattcatGACATATATAGCGTCATGCACAATTGATAAGATTATAAGAATCAAAGTAATGATTATTACCGaaaggttaaaaaataatgtaaatgaaatatggTAGGCagtaaattattctaaattaaaatataggaacatttataaaatatcagtcTTCTTTCAACAATATTACAGGAGCGTAACATaagatatagatataaaaagaaaaaagactGTTGTCGACTTTTACACAACAgaaactgttttaattttacatatttaaacaaaaaaatttagcCTTCAGGATATTTGGACGCTATAAGTAAAGAAGAAAAGTTCAGTTCGTAAGATATCTGCTTAATCTAGTAGACAACAGACTTCTAAAGCGGTGATTAGACCACCGTCTCATTAATTCCAATCAGTCTTTAATGTATTACGAGTGAGGTAGATACGGTTACTTAAACTTTGAACACAACTATCCACCAACATGAGAAGTCATTACTGACACACtattgttctatttatttattttattgcaattatattattctcCCATTTCTGTGTattatgcttttaaaatatataacattttattactcgaaattcgttttattaattttggtgTCGAATGAATTGCGTCAGTAATGGCCTCAGCACGCTGGCCCCGCGTAAAGTTCGAGTCGTAGACACGACTGACTTTACGgggatttatataaaaatactactaCATACTTAGTTATACTTCATTCAAGAATACATACATCTCcccttcaaatattatttttataattctgatattatataataattagttacatATCATCACTTtgatattctaatattttaatatgattcagACAACACTTCGTCAATATTATTTGTTCGGatcatacatacgtacatatacatttcaattgatatctattcatacatacatatacacaaaCAATGCAATTACAATTAAACTATACCATTTCTGTTACATGAAAGGAGAGatgtatgttataattactCTAAGACTAACACAACACAAGCGCCtagttaacattaaaaatagcacaataagAATGGCTGAAATACAATTTTCTAGAATctcatattattactattatgcAGTTTTTATATTGCGTCTCACCCACGACCGTGCAGGTACCCTTACTTTTTTACAAGGAAGCAGCTGAAATTCTCCTTATCGGTTTACA
The window above is part of the Vanessa tameamea isolate UH-Manoa-2023 chromosome 18, ilVanTame1 primary haplotype, whole genome shotgun sequence genome. Proteins encoded here:
- the LOC113397803 gene encoding uncharacterized protein LOC113397803; this encodes MGQHVSAVVSSLGRFFEYPVKRKPICFYRQEDFTATGEPQRKVSDVHKVVMTDYDRLVDQFYKRLAEQRQFNQEMKEQDRRWSMQKVVRRFPGWNEVTIANLHSLFLLFDNQSNGMLGFDDFSAVLESLGDETSMETRKEKFKEADSDNDGWITYDDFLSLVYNFSPQQNGDLTGLARLCNEVADNIQFVSNLTVGEQLEYGLF